The following DNA comes from Agromyces mangrovi.
GCTTCGCTGGTGCGGCGCGGCATCAGCCTGCCCTTGGGAAGGCGCCGGCCGGTGACGAGCGCCCTCGTCGATGTGGTGGTCACGTCATTGCTCCCGATACTGCGTGGATGGGGTTCGGTGCCCGGGGGTCCGGATCACGTGGATCCGGACCCCGGAGCGAGTGCGTCAGCCGAGGATGACGTCCATCTCGCCGAAGAACTGGCTCACGGCCTCGTCGACGGTGATGGTGCCGAAGCCCAGCTCGGTGCCGAGCTGGCGGAACTTCTCCTCCAGCGTGCCGTAGCCGTTGATCGGCACGGGCGGGGCGTCGCCGAGGCGGTCGGCGATCGACGCCTCGTAGTCGGCGATCTGCTGGCTCAGCGGGTCGAGCTCGGCGGCCGCGAGGGCGGTCTCCGAGGCCGGCAGGCCGCGGTTGGTGCCGAAGATCTCACCCGACGCCGGGCTGTTGATGAGGAAGTTCACCAGCGTGGCCGACGCCTCGGGGTGGTCGGTGTTCGCGGCGATCGAGTGCAGCATCGACGGCTTGAGGTACAGGTCCTGCGAGCCCTCGACGGTCACGGGGGGAGCGACCAGGCCGAGCTCGGGGTAGCCCTCGCCCAGCTCGGCGAGGTAGCCGCCGCCGAAGTTGTCCCAGGTGAGCTCGCTCACGGTGAGCGCGGCGCCGAAGCCGGAGAGCGGGGCGACCTCCTCGAGGGTCTGCTGGCCGATCACGGTGCCGTCGTCGCGGATGCCCGCGCCCGACTCCCAGAACTCGGCGAGGCGCGCCTCGTCGAAGCCGGCCTCGCCCTCGTCGCTGAACAGGTACGAGCCCTCGGAGCGCAGCTGCACCTCGAAGTTCTGGATGCGACCGGTCCAGTCGGTGCCGCCGTAGACGTCACCGCCGCTGGCGTCGGTGACCTCCGCCATCCAGGAGTTGTAGTCGTCCCAGCTGCCGCCGGCGAACTCGTCGACGCCGACCTCGCCGAGCAGGGTCGGGTTGGTGTACATGCCCCACGCGTTGGTCGAGGTCGGGATGCCGTAGGTCGTGCCGCCGACGACGCCGATCGAGAGGATGTTCTCGGGCAGCGGGTCGGACTCGATGATGCCGCCGATGTACGGGTCGAGGTCGAGCAGCAGCCCGTTCTCGGAGTACTGGCGCAGGTACGAGTAGTCGAACTGCATCACGTCGGGCAGGTTGCCGCCCGCGGCCTCGGTCTGGCGCTTCTCCCAGAACTCCGGGTAGCCGAGGAAGGTCGAGTTCACCGTGATGTTCGGGTACTCGGCCTCGAACGCGTCGATGACC
Coding sequences within:
- a CDS encoding ABC transporter substrate-binding protein; translated protein: MFSKKRAFAGVALATGAALALAGCAGGSESAGELDPDEEVTLDLAFWGNDVRAELYNEVIDAFEAEYPNITVNSTFLGYPEFWEKRQTEAAGGNLPDVMQFDYSYLRQYSENGLLLDLDPYIGGIIESDPLPENILSIGVVGGTTYGIPTSTNAWGMYTNPTLLGEVGVDEFAGGSWDDYNSWMAEVTDASGGDVYGGTDWTGRIQNFEVQLRSEGSYLFSDEGEAGFDEARLAEFWESGAGIRDDGTVIGQQTLEEVAPLSGFGAALTVSELTWDNFGGGYLAELGEGYPELGLVAPPVTVEGSQDLYLKPSMLHSIAANTDHPEASATLVNFLINSPASGEIFGTNRGLPASETALAAAELDPLSQQIADYEASIADRLGDAPPVPINGYGTLEEKFRQLGTELGFGTITVDEAVSQFFGEMDVILG